In Rhizobium jaguaris, a single window of DNA contains:
- a CDS encoding ABC transporter ATP-binding protein, with protein sequence MLQAKIAADGLPTETAVAKPLLNVDKVTLRYKTPNLLITATEEVSFSVAQSDRFVLLGPSGCGKSTLLKAIGGYLTPTAGRIEIKGQPVKKPGADRMMVFQEFDQLLPWKTVLENVMFPLTTARRLPRAEAEAIARDYIEKVKLTRAVDTYPHMLSGGMKQRVAIARGMAMQPDILLMDEPFAALDALTRRQMQDELLQLWEDTRFTVIFVTHSIAEAIKISNRILLLSPHPGRVKAEIHNVEAVRHDTAAAAKLEQEIHHMLFAETGHRE encoded by the coding sequence ATGCTTCAGGCAAAAATTGCAGCCGATGGCCTACCGACTGAAACGGCCGTGGCAAAACCACTCTTGAACGTCGACAAGGTGACGCTTCGCTACAAGACGCCGAACCTTTTGATTACCGCCACCGAAGAGGTCAGCTTTTCGGTCGCCCAGTCCGATCGCTTCGTGCTCCTCGGGCCGTCGGGTTGCGGAAAATCGACATTGCTGAAGGCTATCGGCGGCTATCTGACGCCGACGGCGGGTCGTATCGAAATCAAGGGGCAACCAGTTAAGAAGCCGGGAGCCGACCGCATGATGGTCTTCCAGGAGTTCGACCAGCTCCTGCCGTGGAAAACCGTCCTTGAAAACGTCATGTTTCCGTTGACGACCGCCAGACGCCTGCCTCGTGCAGAAGCCGAAGCCATCGCCCGCGACTATATCGAGAAGGTCAAGCTCACGCGCGCCGTCGATACCTATCCGCACATGCTTTCGGGCGGCATGAAGCAGCGTGTGGCGATCGCCCGCGGCATGGCCATGCAGCCCGATATCCTGCTGATGGACGAGCCCTTTGCGGCACTCGATGCGCTGACCCGCCGGCAAATGCAGGATGAGCTTCTGCAGCTCTGGGAGGATACGCGTTTCACCGTCATCTTCGTCACGCATTCGATCGCCGAGGCGATCAAGATCTCCAACCGCATCCTGCTGCTTTCGCCGCATCCCGGCCGCGTCAAGGCCGAGATCCACAATGTCGAAGCAGTCCGCCACGACACCGCAGCCGCCGCCAAGCTGGAGCAGGAAATCCATCACATGCTGTTTGCCGAAACAGGACATAGGGAATAG
- a CDS encoding ABC transporter permease, producing the protein MSAPQIILAAERAEPSGHIAAVEQKLGAVELLWQSSLFRKSLLIVVLAVIWETYARHLDNPLLFPTLSDTLMALYDRFSDGVLPERIWTTLKILVTGYVTGTVLAAILTVVAINTRIGTDFLETMTAMFNPLPAISLLPLALIWFGLGPASLVFVLVHSVLWAVALNTHAGFLGVSRTLRTVGANYGLTGLSYVFRILIPAAFPSILTGLKIGWAFSWRTLIAAELVFGVSSGQGGLGWFIFENRNLLDIPSVFAGLLTVIVIGLIVENLVFQTIERRTLQKWGMKE; encoded by the coding sequence ATGAGCGCACCGCAGATCATCCTCGCGGCCGAGAGGGCCGAACCCTCAGGCCACATCGCTGCAGTCGAGCAGAAGCTCGGCGCCGTCGAGCTTCTTTGGCAATCGAGCCTCTTCCGCAAATCGCTGCTGATCGTTGTCCTGGCCGTCATCTGGGAGACCTATGCACGGCATCTCGACAATCCGCTGCTTTTCCCGACGCTCAGCGACACGCTTATGGCACTCTACGATCGTTTTTCCGATGGCGTGCTGCCCGAACGCATCTGGACCACGCTGAAGATTTTGGTCACAGGCTATGTCACGGGGACGGTGCTCGCCGCCATCCTGACCGTCGTTGCGATCAACACGCGCATCGGCACCGACTTCCTCGAAACCATGACGGCGATGTTCAATCCGCTGCCGGCGATCTCACTGCTGCCACTCGCCCTCATCTGGTTCGGTCTGGGGCCTGCGAGCCTCGTCTTCGTGCTCGTACATTCCGTTCTGTGGGCTGTTGCTCTCAACACGCATGCGGGCTTTCTCGGCGTTTCGCGCACGCTGCGCACGGTGGGCGCCAACTACGGACTGACCGGACTTTCCTACGTATTTCGCATTCTCATCCCCGCCGCCTTCCCGTCAATCCTGACCGGCCTGAAGATCGGCTGGGCCTTTTCCTGGCGTACATTGATCGCCGCCGAATTGGTCTTTGGCGTTTCCTCCGGCCAAGGCGGGCTTGGATGGTTCATCTTCGAAAACCGCAACCTTCTCGACATACCCTCGGTCTTCGCCGGCCTGCTGACGGTCATCGTCATCGGCCTTATCGTCGAGAACCTGGTTTTCCAGACAATCGAGCGCAGAACCTTGCAGAAATGGGGAATGAAAGAATGA
- the araD gene encoding L-arabinonate dehydratase — protein sequence MSNRKKPAELRSARWFAPDDLRSSGHRSRTMQMGYAPEEWTGKPVIAILNTWSDANPCHAHFKHRVEDVKRGIFQAGGFPLELPALSLSESYVKPTTMLYRNMLAMETEELLRSHPVDGAVLMGGCDKTTPGLVMGALSMGLPMIYLPAGPMLRGNYRGEYLGSGSDSWKFWDERRAGTISEKEWVEVEAGIARSYGHCMTMGTASTMTAIAEALGLTLPGASSIPAADSNHIRMSSAVGRRIVEMVWEDLVPSKIVTAAAIGNAVAVAMATGCSTNAVVHLIAMARRAGVDLTLDDLDRAGRTTPVLANIRPTGKAYLMEDFYYAGGLSALMAKLSSKLDLSALTVSGVTLGETLEGAKCYNDDVIRSLDNPVYHEGSLAVLKGNLAPTGAVIKPAACDPRFYKHQGPALVFDSYPEMKAAVDDENLDITPDHVMVLRGAGPQGGPGMPEWGMLPMPKALLKKGHRDMLRLSDARMSGTSYGACILHVSPESHVGGPLALLRNGDIVRLDLEARRIDMLVDEDELQRRRDAWVKPAEKFGRGYGWMFARHVAQADTGCDFDFLENGFGPTPGEPDIY from the coding sequence ATGAGTAATAGGAAGAAACCGGCGGAACTGCGCAGTGCCAGATGGTTCGCGCCCGATGACTTGAGAAGTTCCGGACACCGTTCGCGCACCATGCAGATGGGCTACGCACCGGAAGAATGGACGGGCAAGCCAGTCATTGCCATCCTCAACACCTGGTCCGACGCTAATCCCTGCCACGCCCATTTTAAGCACCGAGTCGAAGACGTGAAGCGCGGCATCTTTCAGGCCGGCGGCTTTCCTCTCGAACTGCCGGCGCTGTCCCTGTCGGAAAGCTATGTCAAACCAACCACCATGCTCTATCGCAATATGCTGGCGATGGAGACGGAGGAACTGCTGCGCTCGCACCCGGTCGACGGGGCCGTGCTGATGGGCGGCTGCGACAAGACCACGCCCGGCCTCGTCATGGGAGCGCTCAGCATGGGCTTGCCGATGATCTACCTGCCCGCAGGCCCGATGCTGCGCGGCAATTACCGCGGCGAATATCTGGGCTCCGGGTCGGACTCCTGGAAGTTCTGGGACGAGCGCCGCGCCGGCACGATTTCGGAAAAGGAATGGGTGGAAGTCGAAGCCGGCATTGCGCGCTCCTACGGCCACTGCATGACGATGGGCACGGCGAGCACCATGACTGCGATCGCCGAGGCGTTGGGCCTGACCTTGCCCGGCGCAAGCTCGATCCCGGCAGCCGACTCCAACCACATCCGCATGTCGTCAGCCGTCGGTCGGCGTATCGTCGAGATGGTCTGGGAGGACCTTGTCCCCTCGAAGATCGTCACTGCGGCCGCCATCGGTAACGCCGTTGCCGTGGCGATGGCAACAGGCTGTTCTACCAACGCGGTCGTGCATCTGATCGCAATGGCGCGACGCGCCGGCGTCGACCTTACGCTGGACGATCTTGACAGGGCTGGCCGCACGACACCGGTGCTTGCCAATATTCGGCCGACGGGCAAGGCCTATCTCATGGAGGATTTCTACTATGCCGGCGGCCTGAGCGCACTGATGGCGAAGCTCTCCTCCAAGCTCGATCTCTCCGCGCTGACCGTTTCCGGCGTCACCCTCGGAGAAACGCTGGAGGGCGCCAAGTGCTACAACGACGACGTCATTCGTTCGCTCGACAATCCCGTCTATCATGAGGGGTCGCTTGCGGTTCTGAAGGGCAATCTCGCCCCGACCGGTGCCGTCATCAAGCCGGCCGCCTGCGATCCGCGTTTCTACAAGCATCAGGGACCGGCATTGGTGTTCGACAGCTATCCGGAAATGAAGGCGGCAGTCGATGATGAAAATCTCGACATCACCCCCGACCACGTCATGGTGCTGCGCGGCGCCGGCCCTCAGGGCGGCCCTGGCATGCCGGAATGGGGCATGCTGCCGATGCCGAAGGCATTGCTGAAAAAGGGCCATCGCGACATGCTGCGCCTGTCCGACGCCCGGATGAGCGGGACGAGCTATGGCGCCTGCATCCTGCATGTCTCGCCGGAATCGCATGTCGGTGGCCCGCTGGCGTTGCTGAGGAACGGCGACATCGTTCGCCTCGATCTCGAAGCGCGACGGATCGACATGCTGGTGGACGAAGATGAATTGCAGCGGCGGCGCGATGCCTGGGTCAAGCCCGCGGAAAAATTCGGCCGCGGCTATGGCTGGATGTTCGCTCGTCATGTGGCGCAGGCGGACACCGGCTGCGACTTCGATTTTCTGGAAAACGGTTTCGGCCCGACGCCGGGCGAACCCGACATTTATTGA
- a CDS encoding ribonuclease activity regulator RraA, translated as MSNYVLSGETRNKLMGVATPTIATALFKRGFRNQFIQDVHPLSPKKANMVGQAFTLRYIPAREDLNTLDVFRNPEHPQRAAVEACPPGAVLVMDSRKDARAASAGSILISRLQVRGVAGVVTDGGFRDSPEIANLDIPAYHHRPSAPTNLTLHQAIEINGPIGCGDVAVFPGDVLVGDNEGVIVIPAHLADEIAEETVEMTAYEDFVTEEVLNGATIIGLYPATSDAPKAKFAEWRKQKGR; from the coding sequence ATGAGCAACTACGTGCTGAGCGGCGAGACACGCAACAAGCTGATGGGCGTGGCGACGCCGACGATCGCCACCGCCCTTTTCAAGCGCGGCTTCCGCAATCAATTCATCCAGGATGTCCACCCGCTGTCGCCGAAGAAGGCGAACATGGTCGGCCAGGCCTTTACACTCCGCTACATCCCAGCGCGCGAAGACCTGAATACGCTCGATGTCTTCCGCAACCCGGAGCATCCGCAGCGCGCTGCTGTCGAAGCGTGCCCGCCCGGCGCTGTTCTGGTCATGGATAGCCGCAAGGATGCACGCGCGGCTTCGGCCGGCTCGATCCTGATATCGCGGCTGCAGGTGCGTGGTGTCGCCGGCGTTGTGACGGATGGCGGCTTCCGCGACAGCCCGGAAATCGCCAATCTCGATATCCCCGCCTATCATCACCGCCCGTCAGCGCCGACGAATCTGACGCTGCATCAGGCAATCGAAATAAATGGACCGATCGGCTGCGGCGATGTAGCGGTCTTCCCCGGCGACGTTCTCGTCGGCGACAATGAGGGTGTTATCGTCATCCCTGCTCACCTCGCCGACGAGATTGCCGAAGAGACTGTAGAAATGACCGCTTACGAGGATTTCGTCACCGAGGAAGTCTTGAACGGCGCGACCATCATCGGACTCTACCCGGCAACCAGCGACGCACCAAAAGCCAAGTTCGCCGAGTGGCGGAAACAGAAAGGCCGCTGA